From a single Corvus hawaiiensis isolate bCorHaw1 chromosome 23, bCorHaw1.pri.cur, whole genome shotgun sequence genomic region:
- the THRAP3 gene encoding thyroid hormone receptor-associated protein 3 isoform X2 yields MSKTNKSKSGSRSSRSRSGSRSRSRSFSKSRSRSRSISRSRKRRLSSRSRSRSYSPSHNRERNHPRVYQNRDFRGHNRGYRRPYYFRGRNRGFYPWGQYNRGGYGNYRSNWQNYRQAYSPRRGRSRSRSPKRRSPSPRSRSHSRNSDKSSSDRSRRSSSSRSSSNHSRVESSKRKSGKEKKSSSKDARASQATGDNQGDESKEQQFSGAGAQDAKASEGSKPWQDVSSYGTGSTSRGSVSELSPRERSPALKSPLQSVVVRRRSPRPSPVQKLSPPRSSPSPMGSAAQSGSTSFQGGSHQSPFEHGSAGMSPTRKSPVCKSPTPVSSLYGATPKEEGTAPGGGAFSKRYLEEQKTENGKDKDQKVTNAEKEKSKEKGNFSELGSTDGKAKSDSYGSKADSEKGYRGSQSPKRYKFRDDFDKLKVPEFHKEGHYGKDETDEQDKKDKAKGRKDSEFDDEPKFMSKVVATSGKSQEEDRSGKWEGVVFLPPGKEKQRKPDEMDEESYSERSKKEERPGSKRAEPGHRGFVPEKNFRVTTYKSSQEKSSSPPPRKASEVKEKPSTKVEGLTPGKSSFSITREAQVNIRMDSFDEDLARPSGILAQERKLCRDLVHSNKKEQEFRSIFHHIQSAQSQRSPSELFAQHIVTIVHHVREHHFGSSAMTLNERFTKYLKKGMEQDAAKNKKSPEIHRRIDISPSTFRKHGFSQEESKSSRDPGFKAEGKYKDDPVDLRLDIERRKKHKERDLKRDKSRESVDSRDSSHSRERSAEKTEKSHKGSKKKKHRRVRERSRSSSSSSWSSHSVKAEEYPEETEEREESSTGFDKSRLGTKEFTGPNERGRARGTFFRARGRGWGRGNFSGNNNSNSGGNNDFQKRSREEEWDPEYTPKSKKYYLHDDREGEGTDKWVNRGRGRGAFPRGRGRFMFRKSSTSPKWAHDKFSGEEGEIEDDESGTENREEKDALQTTAE; encoded by the exons ATGTCTAAAACTAACAAATCCAAGTCTGGATCCCGTTCCTCCCGCTCGAGGTCTGGATCGAGGTCCCGCTCCCGTTCCTTCTCCAAATCCCGCTCCCGTTCCCGCTCTATCTCACGGTCAAGGAAGCGCAGACTGAG ttCTAGGTCTCGTTCAAGATCCTATTCTCCATCTCATAACAGAGAAAGGAACCATCCGAGAGTCTATCAGAACCGGGATTTCAGAGGCCATAACAGAGGATACCGGAGACCGTATTATTTCCGTGGCCGAAACCGAGGGTTTTATCCCTGGGGCCAGTACAACCGAGGAGGATATGGGAATTACAGGTCCAACTGGCAAAACTACCGCCAGGCCTACAGCCCTCGCAGGGGGAGGTCACGCTCCCGCTCGCCCAAGAGAAGGTCTCCTTCCCCACGGTCCAGAAGTCATTCCAGGAATTCTGATAAGTCATCTTCCGACCGGTCAAGGAGGTCTTCCTCTTCCCGCTCATCCTCGAATCACAGTCGAGTTGAGTCTTCTAAGCGTAAAtctggaaaggagaagaaatcatCCTCCAAGGATGCCCGGGCATCCCAGGCCACAGGAGATAACCAAGGAGACGAGTCTAAGGAGCAGCAGTTTTCAGGAGCTGGGGCTCAAGATGCCAAGGCATCCGAGGGATCAAAACCGTGGCAAGATGTGAGCAGTTATGGCACAGGCTCCACGTCCAGAGGGTCGGTGTCGGAGCTGAGCCCCCGGGAGCGCAGCCCTGCCCTCAAGAGCCCGCTGCAGTCGGTCGTGGTGCGCCGGCGCTCTCCCCggcccagccctgtgcagaaGCTGAGCCCGCCGCGCTCCAGCCCGTCCCCGATGGGCTCTGCCGCCCAGAGCGGCTCCACCTCCTTCCAGGGGGGCTCCCACCAGAGCCCCTTCGAGCACGGCTCGGCAGGAATGAGCCCCACGAGGAAGAGCCCGGTGTGCAAAAGCCCCACACCTGTCAGTTCGCTGTATGGTGCCACTCCGAAGGAGGAGGGCACAGCTCCCGGGGGAGGAGCCTTCTCCAAGAG GTATCTGGAAGAGCAGAAGACTGAGAATGGAAAAGACAAAGACCAGAAAGTAACAAatgctgagaaagaaaaaagtaaagaaaaagggaatttcTCTGAGTTGGGATCAACAGATGGAAAGGCAAAGTCTGACTCATACGGATCAAAAGCTGACTCGGAGAAGGGATACCGCGGCAGCCAGTCGCCCAAGCGCTACAAGTTCAGGGATGACTTTGACAAGCTCAAGGTCCCGGAGTTCCACAAGGAAGGTCATTATGGGAAAGATGAAACAGATGAGCAGGACAAGAAAGACAAGGCAAAGGGCCGGAAAGATTCGGAATTTGATGATGAGCCCAAATTTATGTCTAAAGTCGTAGCCACTTCAGGTAAAAGTCAAGAAGAGGATAGGTCAGGAAAATGGGAAGGTGTGGTGTTCCTGccacctggaaaagagaagcaaaggaaaCCTGATGAAATGGATGAGGAAAGCTATTCTGAAAGAtccaaaaaagaagagagaccAGGATCCAAGAGAGCTGAACCTGGTCACAGGGGTTTTGTACCTGAAAAGAATTTTAGAGTGACCACTTACAAGTCAAGCCAGGAAAAAAGCTCTTCCCCTCCACCAAGGAAGGCTTCTGAGGTGAAGGAGAAGCCAAGCACCAAAGTAGAGGGGCTAACTCCTGGcaaatcctccttttccatTACTCGTGAGGCCCAGGTCAATATTCGAATGGATTCCTTCGATGAGGATCTTGCACG TCCCAGTGGCATATTGGCTCAGGAGCGCAAGCTCTGCCGGGATCTCGTGCACAGCAACAAGAAAGAGCAGGAATTCCGTTCCATTTTCCATCATATCCAGTCGGCTCAGTCGCAGCGAAGCCCTTCTGAACTGTTTGCTCAGCACATAGTGACTATAGTCCATCATGTAAGAG AGCATCACTTTGGATCCTCAGCAATGACACTGAATGAACGCTTTACCAAATATCTAAAGAAAGGAATGGAACAAGATGCagctaaaaacaaaaagagccCTGAAATCCACAG gaggATAGATATATCTCCCAGTACTTTTAGAAAACATGGATTCTCTCAAGAGGAATCGAAAAGCTCCAGAGATCCTGGCTTCAAG GCTGAAGGGAAATATAAGGACGACCCTGTTGATCTGCGCCTTGATATTGAACGCCGTAAAAAACATAAGGAAAGAGATCTTAAACGCGATAAATCCAGGGAGTCGGTGGACTCAAGAGATTCAAGTCACTCAAGGGAAAGATCAGCTGAGAAAACGGAGAAAAGTCACAAAGGCTCAAAGAAAAA GAAACACCGACGGGTGCGTGAGAGGTCCAGATCCAGCTCATCGTCTTCATGGTCCTCTCACTCAGTCAAAGCAGAGGAGTATCctgaggagactgaggagagggaggagagctcCACAGGCTTTGACAAGTCCCGGCTTGGAACTAAGGAATTCACTGGTCCAAATGAGAGAGGAAGAGCGAGAGGAACCTTT TTCAGAGCTCGAGGGAGAGGATGGGGCAGAGGCAACTTTTCAggcaacaacaacagcaacagcgGCGGCAACAATGACTTCCAGAAgcggagcagggaggaggagtgGGATCCCGAGTACACGCCTAAGAGCAAGAAGTACTACTTG CACGACGACCGCGAGGGCGAGGGCACGGACAAATGGGTGAACaggggccgcggccgcggcgccTTCCCCCGGGGAAGAGGCCGCTTCATGTTCCGCAAGTCCAGCACCAGCCCCAAGTGGGCTCATGACAAGTTCAgtggggaagagggagaaatcGAAGACGACGAAAGCGGAACGGAAAACCGGGAGGAAAAGGACGCCCTGCAGACGACGGCCGAGTAG
- the THRAP3 gene encoding thyroid hormone receptor-associated protein 3 isoform X3, which yields MSKTNKSKSGSRSSRSRSGSRSRSRSFSKSRSRSRSISRSRKRRLSSRSRSRSYSPSHNRERNHPRVYQNRDFRGHNRGYRRPYYFRGRNRGFYPWGQYNRGGYGNYRSNWQNYRQAYSPRRGRSRSRSPKRRSPSPRSRSHSRNSDKSSSDRSRRSSSSRSSSNHSRVESSKRKSGKEKKSSSKDARASQATGDNQGDESKEQQFSGAGAQDAKASEGSKPWQDVSSYGTGSTSRGSVSELSPRERSPALKSPLQSVVVRRRSPRPSPVQKLSPPRSSPSPMGSAAQSGSTSFQGGSHQSPFEHGSAGMSPTRKSPVCKSPTPVSSLYGATPKEEGTAPGGGAFSKRYLEEQKTENGKDKDQKVTNAEKEKSKEKGNFSELGSTDGKAKSDSYGSKADSEKGYRGSQSPKRYKFRDDFDKLKVPEFHKEGHYGKDETDEQDKKDKAKGRKDSEFDDEPKFMSKVVATSGKSQEEDRSGKWEGVVFLPPGKEKQRKPDEMDEESYSERSKKEERPGSKRAEPGHRGFVPEKNFRVTTYKSSQEKSSSPPPRKASEVKEKPSTKVEGLTPGKSSFSITREAQVNIRMDSFDEDLARPSGILAQERKLCRDLVHSNKKEQEFRSIFHHIQSAQSQRSPSELFAQHIVTIVHHVREHHFGSSAMTLNERFTKYLKKGMEQDAAKNKKSPEIHRRIDISPSTFRKHGFSQEESKSSRDPGFKAEGKYKDDPVDLRLDIERRKKHKERDLKRDKSRESVDSRDSSHSRERSAEKTEKSHKGSKKKKHRRVRERSRSSSSSSWSSHSVKAEEYPEETEEREESSTGFDKSRLGTKEFTGPNERGRARGTFQFRARGRGWGRGNFSGNNNSNSGGNNDFQKRSREEEWDPEYTPKSKKYYLSSASPSTDWD from the exons ATGTCTAAAACTAACAAATCCAAGTCTGGATCCCGTTCCTCCCGCTCGAGGTCTGGATCGAGGTCCCGCTCCCGTTCCTTCTCCAAATCCCGCTCCCGTTCCCGCTCTATCTCACGGTCAAGGAAGCGCAGACTGAG ttCTAGGTCTCGTTCAAGATCCTATTCTCCATCTCATAACAGAGAAAGGAACCATCCGAGAGTCTATCAGAACCGGGATTTCAGAGGCCATAACAGAGGATACCGGAGACCGTATTATTTCCGTGGCCGAAACCGAGGGTTTTATCCCTGGGGCCAGTACAACCGAGGAGGATATGGGAATTACAGGTCCAACTGGCAAAACTACCGCCAGGCCTACAGCCCTCGCAGGGGGAGGTCACGCTCCCGCTCGCCCAAGAGAAGGTCTCCTTCCCCACGGTCCAGAAGTCATTCCAGGAATTCTGATAAGTCATCTTCCGACCGGTCAAGGAGGTCTTCCTCTTCCCGCTCATCCTCGAATCACAGTCGAGTTGAGTCTTCTAAGCGTAAAtctggaaaggagaagaaatcatCCTCCAAGGATGCCCGGGCATCCCAGGCCACAGGAGATAACCAAGGAGACGAGTCTAAGGAGCAGCAGTTTTCAGGAGCTGGGGCTCAAGATGCCAAGGCATCCGAGGGATCAAAACCGTGGCAAGATGTGAGCAGTTATGGCACAGGCTCCACGTCCAGAGGGTCGGTGTCGGAGCTGAGCCCCCGGGAGCGCAGCCCTGCCCTCAAGAGCCCGCTGCAGTCGGTCGTGGTGCGCCGGCGCTCTCCCCggcccagccctgtgcagaaGCTGAGCCCGCCGCGCTCCAGCCCGTCCCCGATGGGCTCTGCCGCCCAGAGCGGCTCCACCTCCTTCCAGGGGGGCTCCCACCAGAGCCCCTTCGAGCACGGCTCGGCAGGAATGAGCCCCACGAGGAAGAGCCCGGTGTGCAAAAGCCCCACACCTGTCAGTTCGCTGTATGGTGCCACTCCGAAGGAGGAGGGCACAGCTCCCGGGGGAGGAGCCTTCTCCAAGAG GTATCTGGAAGAGCAGAAGACTGAGAATGGAAAAGACAAAGACCAGAAAGTAACAAatgctgagaaagaaaaaagtaaagaaaaagggaatttcTCTGAGTTGGGATCAACAGATGGAAAGGCAAAGTCTGACTCATACGGATCAAAAGCTGACTCGGAGAAGGGATACCGCGGCAGCCAGTCGCCCAAGCGCTACAAGTTCAGGGATGACTTTGACAAGCTCAAGGTCCCGGAGTTCCACAAGGAAGGTCATTATGGGAAAGATGAAACAGATGAGCAGGACAAGAAAGACAAGGCAAAGGGCCGGAAAGATTCGGAATTTGATGATGAGCCCAAATTTATGTCTAAAGTCGTAGCCACTTCAGGTAAAAGTCAAGAAGAGGATAGGTCAGGAAAATGGGAAGGTGTGGTGTTCCTGccacctggaaaagagaagcaaaggaaaCCTGATGAAATGGATGAGGAAAGCTATTCTGAAAGAtccaaaaaagaagagagaccAGGATCCAAGAGAGCTGAACCTGGTCACAGGGGTTTTGTACCTGAAAAGAATTTTAGAGTGACCACTTACAAGTCAAGCCAGGAAAAAAGCTCTTCCCCTCCACCAAGGAAGGCTTCTGAGGTGAAGGAGAAGCCAAGCACCAAAGTAGAGGGGCTAACTCCTGGcaaatcctccttttccatTACTCGTGAGGCCCAGGTCAATATTCGAATGGATTCCTTCGATGAGGATCTTGCACG TCCCAGTGGCATATTGGCTCAGGAGCGCAAGCTCTGCCGGGATCTCGTGCACAGCAACAAGAAAGAGCAGGAATTCCGTTCCATTTTCCATCATATCCAGTCGGCTCAGTCGCAGCGAAGCCCTTCTGAACTGTTTGCTCAGCACATAGTGACTATAGTCCATCATGTAAGAG AGCATCACTTTGGATCCTCAGCAATGACACTGAATGAACGCTTTACCAAATATCTAAAGAAAGGAATGGAACAAGATGCagctaaaaacaaaaagagccCTGAAATCCACAG gaggATAGATATATCTCCCAGTACTTTTAGAAAACATGGATTCTCTCAAGAGGAATCGAAAAGCTCCAGAGATCCTGGCTTCAAG GCTGAAGGGAAATATAAGGACGACCCTGTTGATCTGCGCCTTGATATTGAACGCCGTAAAAAACATAAGGAAAGAGATCTTAAACGCGATAAATCCAGGGAGTCGGTGGACTCAAGAGATTCAAGTCACTCAAGGGAAAGATCAGCTGAGAAAACGGAGAAAAGTCACAAAGGCTCAAAGAAAAA GAAACACCGACGGGTGCGTGAGAGGTCCAGATCCAGCTCATCGTCTTCATGGTCCTCTCACTCAGTCAAAGCAGAGGAGTATCctgaggagactgaggagagggaggagagctcCACAGGCTTTGACAAGTCCCGGCTTGGAACTAAGGAATTCACTGGTCCAAATGAGAGAGGAAGAGCGAGAGGAACCTTT CAGTTCAGAGCTCGAGGGAGAGGATGGGGCAGAGGCAACTTTTCAggcaacaacaacagcaacagcgGCGGCAACAATGACTTCCAGAAgcggagcagggaggaggagtgGGATCCCGAGTACACGCCTAAGAGCAAGAAGTACTACTTG AGTTCAGCCTCCCCAAGCACGGACTGGGACTGA
- the THRAP3 gene encoding thyroid hormone receptor-associated protein 3 isoform X1 gives MSKTNKSKSGSRSSRSRSGSRSRSRSFSKSRSRSRSISRSRKRRLSSRSRSRSYSPSHNRERNHPRVYQNRDFRGHNRGYRRPYYFRGRNRGFYPWGQYNRGGYGNYRSNWQNYRQAYSPRRGRSRSRSPKRRSPSPRSRSHSRNSDKSSSDRSRRSSSSRSSSNHSRVESSKRKSGKEKKSSSKDARASQATGDNQGDESKEQQFSGAGAQDAKASEGSKPWQDVSSYGTGSTSRGSVSELSPRERSPALKSPLQSVVVRRRSPRPSPVQKLSPPRSSPSPMGSAAQSGSTSFQGGSHQSPFEHGSAGMSPTRKSPVCKSPTPVSSLYGATPKEEGTAPGGGAFSKRYLEEQKTENGKDKDQKVTNAEKEKSKEKGNFSELGSTDGKAKSDSYGSKADSEKGYRGSQSPKRYKFRDDFDKLKVPEFHKEGHYGKDETDEQDKKDKAKGRKDSEFDDEPKFMSKVVATSGKSQEEDRSGKWEGVVFLPPGKEKQRKPDEMDEESYSERSKKEERPGSKRAEPGHRGFVPEKNFRVTTYKSSQEKSSSPPPRKASEVKEKPSTKVEGLTPGKSSFSITREAQVNIRMDSFDEDLARPSGILAQERKLCRDLVHSNKKEQEFRSIFHHIQSAQSQRSPSELFAQHIVTIVHHVREHHFGSSAMTLNERFTKYLKKGMEQDAAKNKKSPEIHRRIDISPSTFRKHGFSQEESKSSRDPGFKAEGKYKDDPVDLRLDIERRKKHKERDLKRDKSRESVDSRDSSHSRERSAEKTEKSHKGSKKKKHRRVRERSRSSSSSSWSSHSVKAEEYPEETEEREESSTGFDKSRLGTKEFTGPNERGRARGTFQFRARGRGWGRGNFSGNNNSNSGGNNDFQKRSREEEWDPEYTPKSKKYYLHDDREGEGTDKWVNRGRGRGAFPRGRGRFMFRKSSTSPKWAHDKFSGEEGEIEDDESGTENREEKDALQTTAE, from the exons ATGTCTAAAACTAACAAATCCAAGTCTGGATCCCGTTCCTCCCGCTCGAGGTCTGGATCGAGGTCCCGCTCCCGTTCCTTCTCCAAATCCCGCTCCCGTTCCCGCTCTATCTCACGGTCAAGGAAGCGCAGACTGAG ttCTAGGTCTCGTTCAAGATCCTATTCTCCATCTCATAACAGAGAAAGGAACCATCCGAGAGTCTATCAGAACCGGGATTTCAGAGGCCATAACAGAGGATACCGGAGACCGTATTATTTCCGTGGCCGAAACCGAGGGTTTTATCCCTGGGGCCAGTACAACCGAGGAGGATATGGGAATTACAGGTCCAACTGGCAAAACTACCGCCAGGCCTACAGCCCTCGCAGGGGGAGGTCACGCTCCCGCTCGCCCAAGAGAAGGTCTCCTTCCCCACGGTCCAGAAGTCATTCCAGGAATTCTGATAAGTCATCTTCCGACCGGTCAAGGAGGTCTTCCTCTTCCCGCTCATCCTCGAATCACAGTCGAGTTGAGTCTTCTAAGCGTAAAtctggaaaggagaagaaatcatCCTCCAAGGATGCCCGGGCATCCCAGGCCACAGGAGATAACCAAGGAGACGAGTCTAAGGAGCAGCAGTTTTCAGGAGCTGGGGCTCAAGATGCCAAGGCATCCGAGGGATCAAAACCGTGGCAAGATGTGAGCAGTTATGGCACAGGCTCCACGTCCAGAGGGTCGGTGTCGGAGCTGAGCCCCCGGGAGCGCAGCCCTGCCCTCAAGAGCCCGCTGCAGTCGGTCGTGGTGCGCCGGCGCTCTCCCCggcccagccctgtgcagaaGCTGAGCCCGCCGCGCTCCAGCCCGTCCCCGATGGGCTCTGCCGCCCAGAGCGGCTCCACCTCCTTCCAGGGGGGCTCCCACCAGAGCCCCTTCGAGCACGGCTCGGCAGGAATGAGCCCCACGAGGAAGAGCCCGGTGTGCAAAAGCCCCACACCTGTCAGTTCGCTGTATGGTGCCACTCCGAAGGAGGAGGGCACAGCTCCCGGGGGAGGAGCCTTCTCCAAGAG GTATCTGGAAGAGCAGAAGACTGAGAATGGAAAAGACAAAGACCAGAAAGTAACAAatgctgagaaagaaaaaagtaaagaaaaagggaatttcTCTGAGTTGGGATCAACAGATGGAAAGGCAAAGTCTGACTCATACGGATCAAAAGCTGACTCGGAGAAGGGATACCGCGGCAGCCAGTCGCCCAAGCGCTACAAGTTCAGGGATGACTTTGACAAGCTCAAGGTCCCGGAGTTCCACAAGGAAGGTCATTATGGGAAAGATGAAACAGATGAGCAGGACAAGAAAGACAAGGCAAAGGGCCGGAAAGATTCGGAATTTGATGATGAGCCCAAATTTATGTCTAAAGTCGTAGCCACTTCAGGTAAAAGTCAAGAAGAGGATAGGTCAGGAAAATGGGAAGGTGTGGTGTTCCTGccacctggaaaagagaagcaaaggaaaCCTGATGAAATGGATGAGGAAAGCTATTCTGAAAGAtccaaaaaagaagagagaccAGGATCCAAGAGAGCTGAACCTGGTCACAGGGGTTTTGTACCTGAAAAGAATTTTAGAGTGACCACTTACAAGTCAAGCCAGGAAAAAAGCTCTTCCCCTCCACCAAGGAAGGCTTCTGAGGTGAAGGAGAAGCCAAGCACCAAAGTAGAGGGGCTAACTCCTGGcaaatcctccttttccatTACTCGTGAGGCCCAGGTCAATATTCGAATGGATTCCTTCGATGAGGATCTTGCACG TCCCAGTGGCATATTGGCTCAGGAGCGCAAGCTCTGCCGGGATCTCGTGCACAGCAACAAGAAAGAGCAGGAATTCCGTTCCATTTTCCATCATATCCAGTCGGCTCAGTCGCAGCGAAGCCCTTCTGAACTGTTTGCTCAGCACATAGTGACTATAGTCCATCATGTAAGAG AGCATCACTTTGGATCCTCAGCAATGACACTGAATGAACGCTTTACCAAATATCTAAAGAAAGGAATGGAACAAGATGCagctaaaaacaaaaagagccCTGAAATCCACAG gaggATAGATATATCTCCCAGTACTTTTAGAAAACATGGATTCTCTCAAGAGGAATCGAAAAGCTCCAGAGATCCTGGCTTCAAG GCTGAAGGGAAATATAAGGACGACCCTGTTGATCTGCGCCTTGATATTGAACGCCGTAAAAAACATAAGGAAAGAGATCTTAAACGCGATAAATCCAGGGAGTCGGTGGACTCAAGAGATTCAAGTCACTCAAGGGAAAGATCAGCTGAGAAAACGGAGAAAAGTCACAAAGGCTCAAAGAAAAA GAAACACCGACGGGTGCGTGAGAGGTCCAGATCCAGCTCATCGTCTTCATGGTCCTCTCACTCAGTCAAAGCAGAGGAGTATCctgaggagactgaggagagggaggagagctcCACAGGCTTTGACAAGTCCCGGCTTGGAACTAAGGAATTCACTGGTCCAAATGAGAGAGGAAGAGCGAGAGGAACCTTT CAGTTCAGAGCTCGAGGGAGAGGATGGGGCAGAGGCAACTTTTCAggcaacaacaacagcaacagcgGCGGCAACAATGACTTCCAGAAgcggagcagggaggaggagtgGGATCCCGAGTACACGCCTAAGAGCAAGAAGTACTACTTG CACGACGACCGCGAGGGCGAGGGCACGGACAAATGGGTGAACaggggccgcggccgcggcgccTTCCCCCGGGGAAGAGGCCGCTTCATGTTCCGCAAGTCCAGCACCAGCCCCAAGTGGGCTCATGACAAGTTCAgtggggaagagggagaaatcGAAGACGACGAAAGCGGAACGGAAAACCGGGAGGAAAAGGACGCCCTGCAGACGACGGCCGAGTAG